A genomic stretch from Petrimonas mucosa includes:
- a CDS encoding superoxide dismutase has translation MKFEKVALPYATDALEPVISKTTVELHYGKHHQAYVDNLNKLVVGTEFENADLETVVKKSSGAIFNNAGQILNHNLYFTSFKPNGGGEPKGKLAEAINAQFGSFDKFKEEFNAAGVSVFGSGWVWLAKDANGKLSIEKESNAGNPLTKGLTPILGFDVWEHSYYLDYQNRRADHLKELWKIIDWDVVSNRY, from the coding sequence CGGTAATCAGCAAAACAACCGTTGAGCTCCATTATGGCAAGCACCATCAGGCTTATGTCGACAACCTCAACAAGCTGGTTGTTGGAACCGAGTTTGAAAATGCAGACCTGGAAACCGTCGTGAAGAAGAGCAGCGGAGCCATCTTCAACAATGCCGGACAGATCCTCAATCACAACCTCTACTTCACCTCCTTCAAGCCCAATGGCGGTGGAGAACCCAAGGGGAAGCTGGCAGAGGCCATCAACGCCCAGTTTGGTTCGTTCGACAAGTTCAAGGAGGAGTTCAATGCTGCCGGTGTCTCCGTTTTCGGTTCGGGATGGGTCTGGTTGGCCAAGGATGCCAACGGCAAACTCTCGATCGAGAAGGAGTCGAATGCAGGAAACCCGTTGACCAAAGGTCTGACGCCGATCCTGGGATTTGATGTATGGGAACACTCTTACTATCTCGACTACCAGAACCGCCGTGCGGATCACCTGAAGGAGCTCTGGAAGATCATCGACTGGGATGTGGTGAGCAACCGCTATTGA